From Medicago truncatula cultivar Jemalong A17 chromosome 7, MtrunA17r5.0-ANR, whole genome shotgun sequence, a single genomic window includes:
- the LOC11425182 gene encoding kinesin-like protein KIN-14L isoform X1 translates to MIMMENCSRNGFHDFKMSSRKAEEAALRRYEATQWLENQVGPLGISNQPTERELVSCLRNGLILCKAINKIHPGAVPKVVDTQVPLQQSLAWDSQPLPAYQYFENVRNFLNAADELKLTAFEASDLERESVENGSAGKIVDCILSLKWFHESKQMSNQSGSSKRSKSPLVLQSINRLQQKATTALPSDACRRLDLSATSEIKPPAESNVQKQEAETVESLAKILVDRMLDAKENIDGKLFPSLHNGDLSLLQDRIGLFNQILTGCCGEQPSMKFPELLRKNFKKEGSSLPPHFTSKPTESDTSSARQNPKCYRACSGKCTCNHKHLIDIQKKELRDLKALKLKIKNEVEEMQSQFQRFFNDIGCQVNEMSTKALGYQKVVEENRKLYNMVQDLKGNIRVYCRIRPTFRAESKTVTDFIGEDGSLCILDPSKTLKDGRKLFQFNRIFGPTAGQDEVYRDTQPLIRSVMDGYNVCIFAYGQTGSGKTHTMSGPSGGTSKDMGINYLALNDLFQMSSERKDNIKYEIYVQMVEIYNEQVRDLLAEDKTENKLEIRSCNDDGLSLPDARLRSVNSTTDVMTLMKLGEVNRAVSSTAINNRSSRSHSVLTVHVSGKDTSGNCIRSCLHLVDLAGSERVDKSEVTGDRLKEALYINKSLSCLGDVITALAQKNSHIPYRNSKLTLLLQDSLGGHAKTLMFAHVSPESDSFGETVSTLKFAQRVSTVELGAARMNKETSEVMQLKAQVENLKIALANKENSKPFSRTKEFDTPLEKTPLRPRRLSIENYSVIKTNKPVKADDKSGAKSPSYIARSRRLSLEGPRTVKKAPACVNKTLQFEPIFQQKDCPLQDPEAVSKLNGQLSNGNSRSELHVKAPPSPTNMYQKRCIKVDTEIQIHPLDLPQTSEELDKNDSNRIVPSDIADSITAKGIGSTNGKGSQFRRSLRTIGKLINGPDKKNQQIMVEVKSPVKGSSAHGSQIKSPIAASERPKRRQSLTGIPSGPNNSRRSSLGGKPVPAAYEPERNARTPPPVRSESKTSKRWL, encoded by the exons atgatcATGATGGAGAATTGTTCAAGAAATGGGTTTCATGATTTCAAAATGTCTTCAAGAAAAGCTGAAGAAGCAG CTTTGAGACGTTATGAAGCAACCCAATGGCTTGAAAACCAAGTGGGTCCTCTTGGAATATCAAATCAACCTACAGAGAGAGAACTTGTTTCTTGCTTGAGAAATGGTCTCATTCTTTGTAAAGCCATTAACAAGATTCATCCTGGAGCAGTACCTAAG gtTGTTGATACTCAAGTGCCATTACAACAATCACTTGCTTGGGATTCTCAGCCTTTACCTGCCTATCAGTATTTTGAAAATGTGCGCAATTTTCTCAACGCGGCTGATGAATTAAAGCTTACGGCTTTTGAAGCTTCTGATCTTGAGAGG GAAAGTGTAGAGAATGGTTCTGCAGGAAAAATTGTTGATTGTATTCTATCACTTAAATGGTTTCATGAGTCGAAGCAGATGAGCAATCAAAGTGGATCCAGCAAACGCTCAAAATCTCCTTTAGTtttgcaatcaatcaatagaTTGCAACAAAAAGCCACTACTGCATTACCCTCTGATGCATGTAGGCGTTTGGATTTGTCTGCAACATCGGAAATAAAGCCTCCTGCTGAGAGTAATGTTCAAAAACAAGAAG CAGAAACTGTGGAGTCACTTGCCAAGATACTCGTTGACCGCATGCTTGACGCCAAAGAAAATATTGATGGAAAGCTTTTTCCTTCTCTTCACAATGGAGACCTG TCTTTACTGCAGGACCGAATAGGCCTATTTAATCAGATTTTGACTGGCTGTTGTGGGGAACAGCCATCTATGAAGTTCCCTGAG TTGCTCcgaaagaattttaaaaaagaaggGAGTAGCTTACCACCTCATTTCACTTCCAAACCTACGGAATCAGACACTTCCTCTGCACGTCAAAATCCCAAG TgttacagagcttgctctggaaAGTGCACTTGCAACCACAAGCATCTCATAGATATACAGAAAAAAGAACTTCGG GATCTCAAAGCATTGAAGTTGAAAATTAAGAATGAGGTTGAAGAGATGCAATCACAGTTTCAGAGATTTTTCAATGATATAG GTTGTCAAGTTAATGAGATGTCAACCAAAGCTCTTGGCTATCAAAAAGTAGTTGAAGAGAACAGAAAACTATACAACATGGTCCAAGATTTGAAAG GCAACATTCGAGTATACTGCAGAATCAGACCTACATTTAGGGCTGAATCCAAGACTGTAACTGATTTCATTGGGGAAGACGGTTCTCTGTGCATTTTAGATCCATCAAAAACACTAAAAGATGGAAGAAAACTGTTTCAGTTTAATCGGATTTTTGGTCCTACAGCTGGCCAAG ATGAGGTTTATAGGGACACTCAACCATTAATTAGATCAGTGATGGATGGATACAACGTTTGTATTTTTGCTTATGGTCAAACTGGATCTGGGAAGACTCACACAATG AGTGGTCCTTCAGGTGGAACATCCAAGGATATGGGGATCAATTATCTGGCTCTTAATGATTTGTTTCAAATGTCTAGTGAAAGGAAGGACAACATAAAGTATGAAATTTATGTCCAAATGGTCGAGATTTACAATGAACAAGTAAGAGATCTACTTGCAGAGGACAAAACAGAAAACAA ATTAGAGATCCGGAGCTGCAACGATGATGGTTTGAGCCTTCCTGATGCTAGATTGCGGTCAGTGAACTCTACAACGGATGTTATGACCCTCATGAAACTTGGAGAGGTTAACCGTGCTGTCAGTTCTACTGCAATCAACAATAGGAGTAGTCGTTCACACAG TGTACTTACTGTGCATGTTAGTGGCAAAGATACATCTGGGAACTGCATTCGCAGTTGCCTTCATTTAGTAGACCTTGCCGGAAGTGAAAGAGTAGACAAGTCTGAAGTCACAGGAGATAGACTAAAGGAAGCGCTATACATTAACAAGTCTCTTTCCTGTTTGGGAGATGTGATCACAGCACTGGCTCAGAAGAATTCTCACATTCCTTACAGGAACAGCAAACTCACACTTCTTTTGCAGGACTCCTTAG GTGGACATGCTAAAACATTGATGTTTGCGCATGTGAGTCCCGAATCAGATTCCTTTGGTGAAACAGTGAGTACTCTGAAGTTTGCTCAGAGGGTTTCCACTGTGGAACTTGGGGCAGCCCGGATGAACAAAGAAACCAGTGAGGTTATGCAACTTAAAGCACAG GTTGAGAACCTTAAGATTGCATTGGCAAACAAGGAAAACTCAAAACCGTTCAGTAGAACTAAAGAATTCGACACTCCGCTAGAAAAAACTCCGCTGCGCCCACGGAGACTTAGTATTGAGAATTACAGCGTAATAAAGACCAACAAACCTGTGAAAGCTGATGATAAAAGTGGAGCCAAATCACCTTCGTACATAGCCCGTTCAAGAAGACTAAGCTTGGAAGGTCCAAGAACTGTCAAAAAAGCACCAGCATGTGTAAACAAAACTTTACAGTTTGAGCCAATCTTTCAACAGAAAGATTGTCCACTGCAAGATCCAGAAGCTGTGTCGAAGCTAAATGGCCAATTAAGCAATGGCAATTCCAGGTCAGAGTTGCATGTCAAAGCTCCTCCAAGTCCTACGAACATGTATCAGAAGAGGTGTATTAAAGTTGATACTGAAATCCAAATTCACCCTCTTGATCTACCTCAAACATCTGAAGAGCTAGATAAAAATGATTCAAACAGAATTGTGCCAAGTGACATTGCTGATTCCATAACAGCTAAGGGGATAGGTAGTACAAATGGAAAAGGGTCCCAGTTTAGAAGATCCCTGAGAACAATTGGGAAACTGATTAATGGACCTGATAAGAA AAACCAACAAATTATGGTTGAAGTGAAGTCACCTGTAAAGGGAAGCAGCGCTCATGGAAGTCAGATAAAGTCGCCAATAGCAGCCAGTGAGAGGCCAAAAAGGAGACAATCTTTAACAGGAATACCATCCGGGCCTAACAATTCGCGGAGGTCTTCTCTTGGAGGGAAGCCTGTCCCAGCAGCCT ATGAGCCAGAGAGAAATGCTAGAACGCCTCCTCCCGTTCGTTCAGAAAGCAAGACTTCAAAAAGGTGGCTATAG